In the genome of Raphanus sativus cultivar WK10039 chromosome 4, ASM80110v3, whole genome shotgun sequence, one region contains:
- the LOC108833923 gene encoding uncharacterized protein LOC108833923, which yields MKIRYWRRSRGYERLDVSAKKSNSDPTRKRRFWRRIKMVPKLRVLKKTTFPKKLLTRLRDSYVNMMLRLASSGAIGSSYGYGEYGYGSGLASREYDEKKLVEIYKSMLMAQGTLVHRNVPKPCSGSIVLSPLS from the coding sequence ATGAAGATAAGGTATTGGCGGAGGTCAAGAGGATACGAAAGGCTAGATGTCTCGGCAAAGAAGTCGAACTCGGATCCGACCCGGAAGAGACGGTTTTGGAGGAGGATCAAGATGGTGCCGAAGCTGAGGGTCTTGAAAAAGACTACGTTCCCTAAGAAGCTTTTAACGCGGCTTCGAGATTCTTACGTCAACATGATGCTGCGCCTCGCCAGTTCTGGGGCCATAGGGTCGTCTTACGGGTACGGTGAATATGGGTACGGGTCGGGTTTAGCATCGAGGGAGTATGATGAGAAGAAGCTGGTGGAGATTTACAAATCCATGTTGATGGCGCAGGGGACTCTCGTTCACCGCAATGTACCTAAACCTTGCTCTGGTTCTATTGTACTCTCACCGCTTAGTTAA
- the LOC108833921 gene encoding uncharacterized protein LOC108833921, with the protein MAVHSSVNGDKKHWWFTQRKLVDKYIKDARSLMASGELNDVTSALHLLEAALSISPRLETALELKARSLLFLRRFKEVADMLQDYIPSLKLAANEEEASPSSSEGSSSSSSSSSRDGVKLLFDRSERDSSLKCFSVSDLTKKVMAGICKKCDQDGQWRYVVLGQACCYLGLMEDAMVLLQTGKRLASAEFRRRSICWSDDSFIPLSVSSSPTSPPRNLTEGENATHLLAHIKLLLRRRAAAIAAFDAGLFSESIRHFSKIVDGRRPAPQGFLAECYVHRAAAFKSAGRIAEAIADCNKTLALEPSCIQALETRAALLETVRCFPDSLHDLEHLKLLYNAILRDRKLPGPAWKRHNVKYREIPGRLCVLTTKTKKLKEKIANGETGNVDYYGLIGVRRGCTRSELDRAHLLLCLRYKPDRASSFIDRCEFTDLNDVDSVRDRAKMSSLLLYRLIQKGYSAVKAIIVEEAEAAEKRKRNAAAAQAPMHNFEERKPVEKSGLVKRTGFAELKSVEKTKISDSTQPKPVNSNAYQGVFCRDLAAVGNLLTRAGFNHPIPVKFEALTC; encoded by the exons atgGCGGTTCATTCTAGCGTTAATGGCGATAAGAAGCACTGGTGGTTCACTCAAAGAAAG CTTGTTGATAAGTACATTAAAGATGCAAGGAGTTTAATGGCAAGTGGGGAGCTAAACGATGTCACTTCAGCTCTTCATTTATTGGAGGCAGCCTTGTCGATATCGCCTCGTCTTGAGACGGCGTTAGAGCTTAAGGCTAGGTCTCTGCTCTTCCTCCGTCGTTTCAAAGAAGTCGCCGATATGCTTCAGGATTACATTCCCAGTCTTAAGCTAGCCGCTAACGAAGAGGAAGCATCCCCTTCTTCATCAGAAGgctcatcctcatcctcatcctcatcctctCGCGACGGAGTGAAGCTTCTCTTCGACAGGTCGGAACGTGACTCGTCGTTAAAATGCTTCTCTGTTTCTGATTTGACCAAGAAAGTGATGGCAGGGATCTGTAAGAAATGCGACCAAGATGGCCAATGGAG GTACGTTGTGTTGGGGCAAGCTTGTTGCTACCTAGGACTAATGGAGGACGCGATGGTTCTCCTTCAAACCGGCAAACGTCTCGCCTCCGCCGAGTTTCGTCGCCGGAGTATTTGCTGGTCCGACGATAGCTTCATTCCCCTCTCTGTATCCTCCTCACCAACGTCTCCGCCACGCAACCTCACGGAAGGGGAGAACGCCACTCACCTTCTCGCTCACATCAAGCTTCTCCTCCGTCGTCGCGCCGCCGCGATCGCGGCATTCGACGCCGGCCTCTTCTCCGAGTCAATCCGTCACTTCTCCAAGATCGTCGACGGCCGTCGCCCCGCGCCTCAAGGATTCCTCGCCGAATGCTACGTGCATCGAGCCGCCGCGTTTAAATCCGCCGGACGAATAGCGGAGGCGATCGCCGACTGCAACAAAACGCTAGCTCTGGAGCCGTCGTGCATCCAAGCGCTGGAGACTAGAGCCGCGCTCCTGGAAACCGTACGGTGTTTTCCGGATTCGCTTCACGATCTAGAGCACTTGAAGCTTCTGTACAACGCGATTCTCCGAGATCGGAAACTTCCAGGTCCGGCGTGGAAACGCCACAACGTGAAATACAGAGAGATCCCTGGGAGATTATGCGTGTTGACGACGAAAACGAAGAAACTGAAGGAAAAGATCGCAAACGGAGAAACTGGGAACGTTGATTACTACGGTTTGATCGGAGTCAGACGCGGTTGCACCAGATCGGAGCTGGATCGAGCTCATCTGTTGCTGTGTCTACGATACAAGCCTGATCGAGCCTCCTCTTTCATCGACCGGTGTGAGTTCACCGATCTGAACGACGTCGATTCGGTTAGAGATCGAGCCAAGATGTCTTCGCTGTTGCTTTACCGTTTGATTCAGAAAGGGTATTCCGCCGTGAAAGCGATCATAGTCGAGGAGGCGGAGGCGGCTGAGAAACGGAAAAGGAACGCTGCGGCGGCGCAGGCGCCAATGCACAATTTTGAAGAACGCAAGCCTGTTGAAAAATCCGGTTTGGTTAAGAGAACCGGGTTCGCTGAATTAAAATCAGTGGAAAAAACTAAGATAAGCGATAGTACTCAACCGAAACCGGTAAATTCCAATGCGTACCAAGGAGTTTTTTGTAGAGATCTCGCGGCTGTCGGGAATCTACTAACCCGGGCTGGGTTCAATCATCCAATTCCGGTTAAATTCGAAGCTCTCACCTGCTAA